Proteins co-encoded in one Sinobacterium norvegicum genomic window:
- the tal gene encoding transaldolase: MTNKLVQLKSMTSVVADTGDVEAIEKFTPLDATTNPSLLLKAAALPHYRKLVDEALTWSKQQSSNNNISLCVDYLAVAIGAEILKTIPGRISTEVDARLSFNTAETVAKAHQLIDMYQQRGIDKSRVLIKIASTWEGIKAAEELEKEGINCNLTLLFNFAQAVACAEAGVFLISPFVGRILDWFKANSEQKEYTAEQDPGVVSVSRIYHYYKSQGYNTVVMGASFRNIGEIEQLAGCDKLTISPALLQALEADNGTLQQQLDANKVNSEARVNFDQASFRWAMNQDPMATEKLSEGIRNFAADQDKLEAWLLTLDV, encoded by the coding sequence ATGACAAATAAATTAGTACAACTGAAATCCATGACCAGTGTGGTTGCCGACACCGGTGATGTAGAAGCAATCGAGAAATTCACCCCCCTCGATGCCACCACCAACCCATCGCTACTGCTAAAAGCGGCGGCACTGCCCCATTATCGCAAGCTCGTCGACGAGGCATTAACCTGGTCGAAACAGCAGTCATCAAACAATAACATCAGCCTCTGTGTCGATTATCTTGCCGTGGCGATAGGCGCCGAAATCCTGAAGACTATTCCCGGCCGCATCTCGACAGAGGTTGATGCCAGGCTGTCGTTCAACACTGCAGAGACGGTCGCCAAAGCACATCAGCTCATCGACATGTATCAGCAGCGAGGCATCGATAAAAGCCGCGTACTGATTAAGATTGCATCGACTTGGGAAGGCATTAAAGCCGCGGAAGAATTAGAGAAAGAAGGCATAAATTGTAACCTGACTCTGCTATTTAACTTCGCTCAGGCTGTTGCCTGTGCTGAAGCCGGGGTGTTTTTAATCTCTCCGTTTGTCGGTCGCATTCTCGACTGGTTCAAGGCTAATAGCGAACAAAAAGAATACACCGCCGAGCAAGACCCTGGCGTCGTTTCTGTCAGCCGCATCTATCATTACTACAAGAGCCAGGGCTACAATACGGTGGTCATGGGTGCTAGTTTCCGCAATATCGGCGAGATCGAACAGCTGGCTGGCTGCGACAAGCTCACCATCAGCCCAGCACTTCTACAAGCTCTTGAGGCCGACAACGGCACTCTGCAGCAACAACTCGATGCCAACAAGGTCAACAGCGAGGCCCGAGTCAATTTCGATCAAGCCAGCTTCCGCTGGGCAATGAACCAGGATCCAATGGCCACCGAAAAACTCTCCGAAGGTATTCGTAACTTTGCTGCCGACCAAGATAAACTGGAAGCATGGCTGTTAACCCTCGATGTTTAA